The Anopheles moucheti chromosome 3, idAnoMoucSN_F20_07, whole genome shotgun sequence genome contains the following window.
ATAGCTAGACTAACCTGAAACAAAGAAACAGCACAccaatcaaaagaaaaatggtactGTTCTCGATTGTGTACAGAAGTTATTTGTCGAATTAGGAAAGATCGTTAATTTCGCGCCCAAGCGGTTTTCTTTTGtacaattaaatttgtttgaagAGGTTGTTCCATGCTGACGATATTGACAGCGATTGTCATAATCACGCCACCTAAATGAAATTCGCAGAAATTATGTGTCCATTGAAAAGAAATACTGTTAAAAgggttaaatttaaatatacacTAATCACCACTAACAGCcacagaagaaaacaattgAAGCATTAAGGTAAAGCCCTAGATTATTTCATGCGGAGAAAACAGCGCTGGAATTGTCGGAAGTTGCTGAATTCCACCAAGGAAAATACATAATACAGAACCTTGACAATGCGAAATGACATTACGGGCCATGACGTATGAATTCCGGAAAAAAACGATGGTTTTgagttgtgtattttttatttgaatcgTAAAGCTACTTTTAGCACtcagaaaaaacaacaaccgtaTTTTAATGCTAATTAAATTGGTTATTTAAGGCAATTGACAAGAGTCTTCACTTTCTTTAAATTATGAATGTGCTAATTATCTTCGCACGTATTTCAACGTTTAATTTATATATCGGGGGGTTGAAATTTTACCTAAGAACGGTAAAATTGCAAAAGGAGGCAATTATTCATTTTGGTTAGGTTAATTTGTTCCGTTACACCAGGGGTCTTCAAACTACGGTCAGAGGGCTGCATGCGGCCCTGAGCTCGAACGTATGAAACTGAGTTATTCAAACAAATGTTCGATACTTTCGGACCATTATTGTTTTAGTTAATTCAATCAAAAGCTATAAATTGTTATTATAAGATTATTTCGAGGGCAATATCAGTAAAAATAGCCCATACGTTACTGAGCCTCCAGCTACGTAGTAGTTTCAACTCACAGGCTGAAAAGTTTGCAGAGCATTAGACGAACGCGTAAATTTGATAGGTATAGCAACGTTTAATGCCATGTAAGTTTATCCCTTGATCCATTTCCCTTTAGACGTTAAGGTTTGAATATTAATTGTATTACTTTGCTAAACGGTTGAGGGTGACAAGCGCACCAATTAATTGAAATGGAACACGTGTCCTAAGGTCTTCTCTGTATGACTCTTTTTAGCAGTACGGATTATTTGCTGGTTTTTATTATAGCAAAGGTCCTTAAAAGGTTTTAACAGATCTGCATGTGGCATTTAGTGCGTAAGTTCTCTGAAAAGCGATTATAATATCTGATGTACTGGACATATTTATGGGATGTTTCGTAATTAAAATTCCATTCATCTATAACAATTGGTTTCGTTCACGAACTTACTGTTAAATATTCCATTTATTCAAGTTTAACTGACTTCAATGTTTGATATTATTCATAGCTTGAATTTCACTCTCATCAAACTTTAAAACTGCTGCTATTGCATTGGTCATATGTTTCTTACTGTCTGTGTCACGCGTTAAAAGGAAACTCAGCACAACGTTTTTCAAATACTCCAGATTAGATCCTTCTAGTTGGTTGTTGCTTCGCAATCGTTCGATGTCTCTTTCCAGTTGAGATATTTGGTCTTTATAACTTTCCTCAATCATAACTTTTTCCTGGGCAAGCTTTCGAAGGGTAGCCTCGGACATGTTTTTTGAAGTACGAAGCGCACTGATTTCTACATTTTTTCGTGCTATTTCTTGTGCATAATGAAGAATATGTTGATGTTCATCAACTAACGGAGTGAAAGACGAAAACATCGTAGAAGTATCATTGTTACTATTCCAGCGATCGCGATCACTTTTCACATTGTTCATAACTTCGCTGTTTGACTCCTGTTGGCGAATAGAAGCAGAAGACGAGAGTGAAATAATTTCCAGCGACGTTCGAAGCGTTTTGATCTCTTCATCTTTCTCGTCCATGACGGCAAGCGAACGTTCGCGCTGCTTTTGCAATGAATCTTGAAGATGACCAATTTGTCTCTCAAACGATGCTTGCATTGCATTCAAGGCCTCTGAATGCTTGGTTGACTCAATTTTACAGGCCATTTGCTGTTCTGTTAGTTTTTGCTGTAAATCGGACTCCAGCTGGGCGGTGGATTGTTTTTGTAAATCATGTTTGTGTTTCAATTGCGTCACACATTCTTGACACAAAAGGAGATCCTTTTTCAGTCGTTGATTTTCACTCATTGACTGTTCGTAGCGCCATTTATAGTTTTCCAGCTCATTTTGTGCATCCAAATGTTGATCATGGACAACCACGTCCGATGTAAAATTAATATCAGTTCGATTTTCATCAGTTTTATCAAAACTTCCGGTTTGATGTATTTCGAACGGCTCTTGGCGTGCGCCATATCCATCTTCTATGGATTCAGGATCAAAATTATTATCGCATGGCATGTTGTTCCGTTCCTCTACGTGCTTCGTTTTGAGGTTAGCTATGGTGCTTTTCAATTGTGAAATGTGTGCCTTGTCCTGCTCTTTTAAACGATCATACTTACCTACCATTTCGCTAAGCTCCCGTATGCGGGATTCAAAATTTGCCACACGTTCCTCATGAATTTCTCTCAAACGTTTACTGCTTTCTTCAGCTAAACGTACCCGGTGCTTTTCATCTGCCACCGCAATCGCATATTGTTTTTTCAGATGATTCATTTCTCGTTGCAAATCATGCAAAGATTCTTTAAAATCTATTGAATTGCTTGAACTCTTCTCAGTGCTGCCAGTCGTGGAACTTGAAATCTTTTCTTCGGTACGTTTCTTTAGCTCAACCTGCCGGTCCGGGATATTGAGCAAAAATTGCGTCTTCAGATTACCTAATTGTAACTCTAGCTGTTCGTTCAAGTTACGTTCATCGTCCAAAAGTTTCTTTAGCTctctaatttttaaacactgaTCCTCGTACTTCCCGCCATTTTGCGGGCGATCGGCAGAAATACTAGCAAATGAGCTGCTTAAGTCATACGGGGATTGGCTTTCAAGCATTTTGATTCGCCGCGTTAATTCCTCTATCGTCGCATCCTTGTTTGCTAATTGTTGCCGAAGCTGGTTTCTGTCACCCTTTAATACTTCTTCGATACGATTTCGTTCAGCAGTGAGAGTTGCGAGATTTTGCATTAGTTTTTGGACTTGTCCTCCTTCGATCGGTGCCAAAGTTTCTTGTATTGTGTCCGACTGTTCATGGTTTTTTAAGCTCGCAGATATTTTGCTTGCACCATCGCCTTCCGCGTTGAGTGTCTGTAAAGATTGCTCTAAGGCAGTCTTTTCCTTGGCTAAACCTTTATATGCTACGATAATGtctggaaaacaaaatattgtcGATTGTTATTGAAGGCAATATTGCGAGAATGCCATTGTATCGTACAAGACACATAAGTAAATATCACTTACCCTTCAATCGACTTTCATAACGCAAGATGTGTTCTTTCTGCGAGCTAATGATGGATTCATATTCTTTCAATTTGTTCATTTCATGATTTCTTTTCTCCATGAtgtatagattttttttaaaacactcGCCAAACTAGACGCAATCAGTTTCACAAACTACATAAATAACTTGGAAAACTGACGCAATATTGTTTAACGCGTACAATAATTACGAATATTCCGAACAGTGTAAAACAATGCTATATTTCAGCACATGAACAGCACGACTGATAATTGATATTATcatcaaacaattaaaaaaggcaaatttGCATATGCCACATTGGTACACAGTTTGAGAGACACGGACAACCATTCATATCTAGGAAATGAAGTGTCATCATATGAAACATTGACAATTGCAATCCGTTGATCAACTTCGCTATAAATCTTGatcaatttcaaatttattgttGGTTCGTCAATAATCATATTGATTATTCATTCAttgcaattaatttatttaattacattaTATTTTAGTTCAgttattcattttttcatATCATGAAAGACGGCTTGGaagtattttcaaaatttagtattattttattcgcaTTTTGCAATGGTTTGGAGACAAAATCCTTATGGATTTACTTAAAATTAGCATTTTTTAACCTCTTACGCTAAACCGGTAGTTAATTCATCGTTTCTTATATGAGTGAATTTATTAGATTGTGGAAAATGAATTCAATGAGAATGAGCTTAAAAAATGTAGCCGTGTATTACAGTGTGCCAGAGATTTGCAGCTGTGGTAGACAAGTCCGTTTAGGATCTATTGTCTCTACTAAAACGTACATATCAATGCTTGATTGGGGTACTTACAAACCTTGCTTCATTTCGAAAATTCTACCCAAAATGGCTTTTAATAATTAAGCTATACCATAATCTGACTCGCCTTCAATGTCAAGTGATGATTTGTCAAACGGTTGTGAATGACCGCAGCTGTAGTCACCTTGAAACGTAATCAACAAATTGTACGGAAACgtagttcgctttggataaaCAGTCAGAAAACAGAAGAAAGTTTAAGCATCGATCTCTAAGCCGAAACCAGTTGCTATGGCTTCTAGAAAAAGATCTGGTTCTGGTGCAAAACGACCGAAGGAAAAGGTAGTCCACATCTACGAACTATTGTGCCGTGGTGAAGATCCGAGAAGACAGAATGCACAGTTTTGGGAGGAGTTTTTTCTACTGCAGCCGAACATGGATACACTGGAATGCGAATTGCTTAAGCTTACTCCGGAACAGTATCATTGCGCCAAACACAATGTACAACAGTTTTTCACGGAATGCATACATATTCTCTCAACCGGTAGTCCAAAGCGCATACACAATGCATTGCAAACGATAGGTGTGTTCATTCATGTGCTGTTTCGCAAGCTGGCAATGTCCGGTACAGGTAGCAACGGCAGTGATTCCAACAATGGTGGAGGATCGGGTGGCATGCCTGCTTCGTTTATTACCATCAGTTGCATAGAGGATGATATGCGCGAATTAATGAAACAACTTTACGAAATACTGTCGAACAACATTCCCTCGGAACGTCCAAAGGATCTGTGTTTAAAGATTTTGCTTATTATTGCCACCGGCATGGACAATGTAAACGAAAATTGCCTTATAGAGTTCATCATCGGACAAAATATGTTTGAAGTATTTAAAAACATGCTAAGCGATTCCAGTTTGCGGAACCAGCATGGGCACGACGTAATTACGCTGCTAACGATATTGGTTAATTATCGAAAACATGAAGGAAGCAACCCATATGTAGTAGAACTGTCACTACTAGCAGACGAGTTTGCATTGAACGGGTAGGTTTGGCCATTATACTGTAACATGCGCTAAAGAAACCGaagtaattgaattatttaatgcTCAGCTATGGACAAGTGATATCGTGCGTACTGACAATGTTCTGCAAGCAACATCTACTAAGCCTGACAGAGCTCccaacatcatcatcctgGTTTTCGTCGTTATCAAGCATAGTTGGGAACATGTTCATTTCAGACGATTTGTGTTATCGAAGCCAACAGATTCGGTAGGTGTGAGGAATACGAAATAATTCTATCATTAACTATTTTCGATGCTTGTTGTTGCAATTTCTAGGGCAAACAATGCACTCCTTCTGGCACTGTATGAAGCGATTCATTTGAACAGGAATTTCATAACCACTCTAGCACATACGCAAGCAGATTCCACTCCGCCTTCACCCTGCAATACCTTAAACATCAATGACGGAACTCCTGACCTGTCGGCGGCAGCCATTCTAGATGCTTCACAGTACTCAACCAATctgtttgttgctttatttcaATACTGGTAAGTTATTATTGACTGACGATTATGTTAGAAATtacaatattatatttttcttgTGATATTTTCAGCTCGATCGTGATGCAAGATCATAAAAGCGAATTGAGTGCTATTAATTTGAAActttgtttgcttattttgACGTGCATAGCTGAGGATCAGTATGCGAACTCTATGATGCATGACAATAACCTTACCTTCAAAGTTTCATTACACCGAGCACACATGAGACATAGAAAGCTTACATCAGAGAAAGTTTCTAAGCCACAACCCTTAGCCACCACTTTACTCGGTAAGTGAGGGGATTTTGAAtacttacttatttacttatcAGGGGTTACAAGTTGTGGCCTACAACCGCTTTACGGTCTTGATCAACTACATGATTCCTCTAAATCGTACATGGTCGAGCGTTGTCTTCTGCCAATCCAAAATACTATTCCAAGCTTATTCAATCATTGCATATTGCCTGTTTAAAAGCCATGACCGGAGATTATCGCAAAGAGTCAAAATTATCAAATTCGCGTAAGTCGAAAACCGCATAACTCAGGtaatggttgttttttgtacATATAGGATCACGAAGTCTTCGCGGCATATTGATGACCAGAACTAGCAGTCTGCTACATCTAGCTAGAACATGAGCAAGTTGTTCCTTGAAAGACAACCTCGAGTCAAGAAAGACGACCAAATCCTTGACACAttgggaaatattttttattaatactGGACATATGGACTGGACAGTTCTAGACAACAAAACTATGgttattcaattcaatttaaatcaattcaaCACCTAGTAGGGAATCTAATGGTGAGCGGAGTAGATGGCCGCCTAGGACCCAGAAAAAAGCTCCCCTGAATTGAAACTGTTTAAAGATAGACTGTTGTGGGACCCCATCCAACgacgcttttcgccttgtctaaTTCGTCTACTGCGATTTTTGACACGATGTTGAACGTGTTAAACGCAGTTAATTTTCTTCAAGTAACGCTCTATTAGTGGTGTGCAGCGGTATAATGTGGCATGGTTCCTATCTCTATGCAAAATATCGCTCATTGGTTTATTGGTTTACCTACAGTCATTTCCAGAGTTACGCGACTTTCGAGTTATGTAAATTCGAGCCATGTAAATCTAACAATTTAGACAGTTTATTTAATCTTACATGTGGAAACTCGT
Protein-coding sequences here:
- the LOC128301805 gene encoding GRIP and coiled-coil domain-containing protein 1 is translated as MEKRNHEMNKLKEYESIISSQKEHILRYESRLKDIIVAYKGLAKEKTALEQSLQTLNAEGDGASKISASLKNHEQSDTIQETLAPIEGGQVQKLMQNLATLTAERNRIEEVLKGDRNQLRQQLANKDATIEELTRRIKMLESQSPYDLSSSFASISADRPQNGGKYEDQCLKIRELKKLLDDERNLNEQLELQLGNLKTQFLLNIPDRQVELKKRTEEKISSSTTGSTEKSSSNSIDFKESLHDLQREMNHLKKQYAIAVADEKHRVRLAEESSKRLREIHEERVANFESRIRELSEMVGKYDRLKEQDKAHISQLKSTIANLKTKHVEERNNMPCDNNFDPESIEDGYGARQEPFEIHQTGSFDKTDENRTDINFTSDVVVHDQHLDAQNELENYKWRYEQSMSENQRLKKDLLLCQECVTQLKHKHDLQKQSTAQLESDLQQKLTEQQMACKIESTKHSEALNAMQASFERQIGHLQDSLQKQRERSLAVMDEKDEEIKTLRTSLEIISLSSSASIRQQESNSEVMNNVKSDRDRWNSNNDTSTMFSSFTPLVDEHQHILHYAQEIARKNVEISALRTSKNMSEATLRKLAQEKVMIEESYKDQISQLERDIERLRSNNQLEGSNLEYLKNVVLSFLLTRDTDSKKHMTNAIAAVLKFDESEIQAMNNIKH
- the LOC128301415 gene encoding armadillo-like helical domain-containing protein 3 isoform X1, whose protein sequence is MASRKRSGSGAKRPKEKVVHIYELLCRGEDPRRQNAQFWEEFFLLQPNMDTLECELLKLTPEQYHCAKHNVQQFFTECIHILSTGSPKRIHNALQTIGVFIHVLFRKLAMSGTGSNGSDSNNGGGSGGMPASFITISCIEDDMRELMKQLYEILSNNIPSERPKDLCLKILLIIATGMDNVNENCLIEFIIGQNMFEVFKNMLSDSSLRNQHGHDVITLLTILVNYRKHEGSNPYVVELSLLADEFALNGYGQVISCVLTMFCKQHLLSLTELPTSSSWFSSLSSIVGNMFISDDLCYRSQQIRANNALLLALYEAIHLNRNFITTLAHTQADSTPPSPCNTLNINDGTPDLSAAAILDASQYSTNLFVALFQYCSIVMQDHKSELSAINLKLCLLILTCIAEDQYANSMMHDNNLTFKVSLHRAHMRHRKLTSEKVSKPQPLATTLLDLLVEFIVSHLLKKFPIELYLLCIGIIHRVIIYQKRCRVRIAYHWKELWTAMISLLKFLIYQEQNLMKRCNIFELALQVINIFNLFITYGDTFLATTNSYDELYYELNREEKVFCELHAMVLRYASIQDCDYKEDSIRLLNALSNILAIIKHFQMKIKEWLASQSLSTPTEQQILEQIQKNYDLTLKLQDSLDQYERYSERPKHVLFFANLMKEVMGDTRKTVYYLVKESNKGAFIECLCGVVNDGTSTADGTEIGMMHSSS
- the LOC128301415 gene encoding armadillo-like helical domain-containing protein 3 isoform X2, giving the protein MYNSFSRNAYIFSQPLAMSGTGSNGSDSNNGGGSGGMPASFITISCIEDDMRELMKQLYEILSNNIPSERPKDLCLKILLIIATGMDNVNENCLIEFIIGQNMFEVFKNMLSDSSLRNQHGHDVITLLTILVNYRKHEGSNPYVVELSLLADEFALNGYGQVISCVLTMFCKQHLLSLTELPTSSSWFSSLSSIVGNMFISDDLCYRSQQIRANNALLLALYEAIHLNRNFITTLAHTQADSTPPSPCNTLNINDGTPDLSAAAILDASQYSTNLFVALFQYCSIVMQDHKSELSAINLKLCLLILTCIAEDQYANSMMHDNNLTFKVSLHRAHMRHRKLTSEKVSKPQPLATTLLDLLVEFIVSHLLKKFPIELYLLCIGIIHRVIIYQKRCRVRIAYHWKELWTAMISLLKFLIYQEQNLMKRCNIFELALQVINIFNLFITYGDTFLATTNSYDELYYELNREEKVFCELHAMVLRYASIQDCDYKEDSIRLLNALSNILAIIKHFQMKIKEWLASQSLSTPTEQQILEQIQKNYDLTLKLQDSLDQYERYSERPKHVLFFANLMKEVMGDTRKTVYYLVKESNKGAFIECLCGVVNDGTSTADGTEIGMMHSSS